In the Salinirubrum litoreum genome, one interval contains:
- a CDS encoding YkgJ family cysteine cluster protein gives MRVDCEGCAGCCIDWRPLSRRSLDHERRGPRPPLDDTYNLVPLTRDEVRDFVADGLGDALVPRLWRAEGDEGVEVDGIEVAAVAGRPAFFVGLRKPPKPVGPFDTDPRWLRSCVFLDPETLQCRIHGSDRYPTECADYPGHNLELDRETECERVEAEWGGDRLLDREPPEGMEGLLLGPHALGSKVFTHPDPDRLAGVVSRAASGDLTPTDRAEFVGVAVGSSPGSTTVNDARAADARDAVLAAESWAGRACEEWRDRADRAGGLGELIDRDADTPTDLVARIETDRGAPATQGWGPEP, from the coding sequence ATGCGCGTCGACTGCGAGGGGTGTGCCGGCTGTTGTATCGACTGGCGACCGCTCAGCAGGCGCTCGCTCGACCACGAGCGGCGTGGTCCGCGTCCGCCACTGGACGACACCTACAACCTCGTCCCGCTGACACGCGACGAGGTCCGGGACTTCGTGGCGGACGGACTCGGCGACGCACTCGTCCCGCGACTCTGGCGCGCCGAGGGCGACGAGGGTGTCGAGGTCGACGGTATCGAGGTCGCCGCCGTCGCCGGTCGGCCCGCGTTCTTCGTCGGTCTGCGGAAACCGCCGAAGCCGGTCGGTCCCTTCGACACCGACCCACGCTGGCTCCGGAGTTGTGTCTTCCTCGACCCCGAGACGCTCCAGTGTCGTATCCACGGGAGCGATCGCTACCCGACCGAGTGTGCCGACTACCCGGGCCACAACCTCGAACTCGACCGGGAGACCGAGTGTGAGCGCGTCGAAGCCGAGTGGGGCGGCGACCGACTGCTCGACCGCGAGCCACCCGAGGGGATGGAGGGTCTGCTGCTCGGTCCGCACGCACTCGGCTCGAAGGTGTTCACCCACCCCGATCCGGACCGCCTCGCGGGCGTCGTCAGCCGCGCCGCGAGCGGAGATCTGACGCCCACCGACCGCGCCGAGTTCGTCGGCGTGGCCGTCGGCTCCAGTCCCGGATCGACGACGGTGAACGACGCCCGTGCCGCCGATGCGCGCGATGCGGTGCTTGCCGCCGAGTCGTGGGCCGGCCGCGCCTGCGAGGAGTGGCGTGATCGCGCCGACCGTGCAGGCGGACTCGGCGAGTTGATCGACCGGGACGCAGACACCCCCACGGACCTCGTCGCCCGAATCGAGACCGACCGGGGGGCACCGGCGACCCAGGGGTGGGGTCCGGAACCGTGA
- a CDS encoding isochorismate synthase codes for MESLRSGEVPGSAHLVSRAVQIDSPSFRAWLDVADTPRTVWTAPSEATVVGSGAAATLSADGPDRFTAIQETAETLFSSGDVHAGTEAACPRLFGGFAFHDRDEDGAPWDAFPGARFVLPRVQVTEAENGTWLTVNAVGPDADAESVEARLAAEQERIADLPDPGPVAEPPGVVSRTRTMSTADWRESVEAAVERIRAGDLQKVVLAQALRTELAREVSIPDLLARLADTYPDCYRFLVEPEGAEPRASFFGATPERLVKRRGRTVETGALAGTTGRGDTPTEDEWLAEELRDSEKNAHEHQLVADAIREQLAPLASSVRTGERSVRRLATVQHLFTPITATLSRDQHVLSLVEALHPTPAVGGLPPERALETIRDTEPFDRGWYAAPVGWFDAAGNGSFAVALRSAVARETSATLFAGVGIVADSDPDREWDEVQLKYRPILDELEA; via the coding sequence ATGGAATCGCTTCGGAGCGGCGAGGTGCCGGGGAGCGCGCATCTCGTCAGTCGGGCCGTGCAGATCGACTCGCCGTCGTTCCGGGCGTGGCTCGACGTCGCCGACACGCCCCGGACCGTCTGGACCGCACCCTCAGAGGCCACCGTCGTCGGCTCCGGTGCGGCCGCGACACTCTCGGCCGACGGCCCGGACCGCTTCACCGCGATCCAAGAGACCGCAGAGACGCTGTTCTCCTCCGGGGACGTCCACGCCGGCACCGAGGCGGCCTGCCCCCGACTGTTCGGCGGCTTCGCCTTCCACGACCGCGACGAGGACGGCGCACCGTGGGACGCCTTCCCCGGCGCGCGCTTCGTCCTCCCGCGCGTCCAGGTCACCGAAGCCGAGAACGGGACGTGGCTGACCGTCAACGCGGTCGGTCCCGACGCCGACGCCGAGTCGGTCGAAGCCCGCCTCGCCGCCGAGCAGGAACGCATCGCCGACCTCCCGGACCCCGGTCCGGTCGCCGAGCCGCCGGGTGTCGTCTCCCGGACGCGAACCATGTCCACCGCGGACTGGCGCGAGAGCGTCGAGGCGGCGGTCGAGCGCATCCGGGCCGGCGACCTCCAGAAGGTCGTCCTCGCGCAGGCCCTCCGGACCGAACTCGCCCGCGAGGTGTCCATCCCGGACCTCCTCGCTCGCCTCGCGGACACCTACCCCGACTGCTACCGGTTCCTCGTCGAACCCGAGGGAGCCGAGCCACGCGCGAGTTTCTTCGGCGCGACCCCGGAACGCCTCGTCAAGCGCCGGGGGCGCACGGTCGAGACCGGCGCACTCGCCGGGACGACCGGCCGGGGTGACACCCCGACAGAAGACGAGTGGCTCGCCGAGGAACTGCGCGACAGCGAGAAGAACGCGCACGAACACCAGCTCGTCGCCGACGCCATCCGCGAGCAACTCGCCCCACTCGCCTCCTCGGTCAGGACCGGCGAGCGGAGTGTCCGCCGACTGGCGACCGTCCAGCACCTGTTCACGCCGATCACCGCCACGCTGTCCCGCGATCAGCACGTTCTCTCGCTGGTGGAGGCGCTCCACCCGACGCCCGCAGTCGGCGGCCTGCCGCCGGAGCGCGCACTGGAGACCATCCGCGACACCGAACCGTTCGACCGTGGCTGGTACGCCGCGCCGGTCGGCTGGTTCGACGCCGCCGGGAACGGGTCGTTCGCGGTCGCCCTGCGCTCGGCCGTCGCACGCGAGACCTCCGCGACCCTCTTTGCGGGCGTCGGCATCGTCGCCGACAGCGACCCCGACCGCGAGTGGGACGAAGTCCAACTGAAGTACCGACCGATCCTCGACGAACTCGAAGCCTGA
- the menD gene encoding 2-succinyl-5-enolpyruvyl-6-hydroxy-3-cyclohexene-1-carboxylic-acid synthase, whose protein sequence is MTAPNRNALWARTLVDELAQAGVTAVCIAPGSRSTPLTAAFDRHEDVRTFSHLDERSAAYFALGRAKRTGEVTPLVCTSGTAAVNFHPAVVEASQARVPMLLLTADRPPELRDSGANQTIDQEKLYGDSVRWYRDLPEPEPTNRKLRRLRTDAARALSTATGTPPGPVHLNVPFRKPLEPVHVEGDVPDDLDSLAVEGRDGPFVSTSRGTPTVSETDLHELAETLSEAERGLLVAGPEDPRLDTEAITALAHATGFPVLADPLSGMRFGGHVRTVPVCGGYDAYLAPDVTDDWPGPDVVVRFGASPTSKPLRKYLARTDARQVLVDPAGEWREAEFTASDLVVADPGRLAGDLSRLVRGSRSEASSDWRDRFESAEEVHWNVFADAESADAGTVHEGAILADATDLAPEPATLVVSNSMPVRDLDRFAEPSTASRTVLANRGASGIDGVTSTALGAGSATTDHLTYVTGDLAYYHDMNGLLALGRCGVEATIVLINNDGGGIFHMLPIEQFDPPFTGQFKTPHGLDFRPTEDIYALGFARVETREAFREAYRESVAAPGAQVIEVSSDAESSHRTRERLREQVVAELS, encoded by the coding sequence ATGACAGCACCGAACCGCAACGCCCTCTGGGCACGGACGCTCGTCGACGAACTGGCGCAGGCCGGCGTCACCGCCGTCTGCATCGCGCCGGGGAGTAGATCGACCCCCCTCACCGCCGCCTTCGACCGCCACGAGGACGTCCGGACGTTCTCACACCTCGACGAACGGTCGGCGGCGTACTTCGCGCTCGGCCGCGCCAAGCGCACCGGCGAGGTGACGCCGCTGGTCTGCACCTCCGGCACCGCCGCCGTGAACTTCCACCCGGCGGTCGTGGAGGCGTCGCAGGCCCGCGTCCCGATGCTGTTGCTCACGGCCGACCGACCGCCGGAACTCCGGGACAGCGGCGCGAACCAGACGATCGACCAGGAGAAGCTCTACGGCGACTCGGTGCGCTGGTACCGCGACCTCCCGGAACCGGAACCGACGAACCGGAAACTCCGCCGCCTCCGGACCGACGCGGCGCGGGCGCTCTCGACTGCCACCGGGACCCCGCCGGGACCGGTCCACCTGAACGTCCCGTTCCGGAAGCCACTCGAACCGGTCCACGTCGAGGGCGACGTGCCGGACGACCTCGACTCGCTTGCGGTCGAGGGCCGTGACGGCCCCTTCGTCTCGACCAGTCGGGGAACGCCCACCGTCTCCGAGACCGACCTGCACGAACTGGCCGAGACGCTGTCCGAGGCAGAGCGAGGACTGCTCGTCGCCGGTCCCGAGGACCCGCGACTCGACACCGAGGCGATCACCGCGCTGGCGCACGCGACCGGGTTCCCGGTGCTCGCGGACCCACTCTCCGGGATGCGGTTCGGCGGGCACGTCAGGACCGTCCCGGTCTGTGGCGGCTACGACGCCTACCTCGCTCCCGATGTGACCGACGACTGGCCCGGTCCGGACGTCGTCGTGCGGTTCGGCGCGTCGCCGACCTCGAAGCCACTCCGGAAGTACCTCGCGCGCACCGACGCCAGACAGGTGCTCGTCGACCCGGCCGGCGAGTGGCGCGAGGCGGAGTTCACCGCGAGTGATCTGGTGGTCGCCGACCCCGGTCGGCTGGCTGGCGACCTCTCGCGGCTGGTTCGCGGGAGCAGAAGCGAAGCGAGTTCGGACTGGCGCGACCGGTTCGAGAGCGCCGAGGAGGTCCACTGGAACGTGTTCGCCGACGCGGAGTCGGCAGACGCCGGGACCGTTCACGAGGGCGCGATTCTCGCGGACGCCACCGACCTCGCGCCGGAACCGGCCACGCTGGTCGTCTCGAACAGTATGCCGGTCCGCGATCTGGACCGGTTCGCCGAACCCTCGACCGCGAGTCGGACCGTCCTCGCCAACCGGGGCGCGTCGGGCATCGACGGCGTGACGAGCACCGCACTCGGCGCGGGCAGTGCGACGACCGACCACCTGACGTACGTCACGGGCGATCTGGCGTACTACCACGACATGAACGGCCTACTGGCGCTCGGTCGCTGTGGCGTCGAGGCGACGATCGTGCTGATCAACAACGACGGCGGCGGCATCTTCCACATGCTTCCGATCGAGCAGTTCGACCCGCCCTTTACCGGCCAGTTCAAGACGCCCCACGGCCTCGACTTCCGGCCGACCGAGGACATCTACGCCCTCGGCTTCGCCCGCGTCGAGACGCGCGAGGCGTTCCGCGAAGCGTACCGCGAGTCGGTCGCCGCTCCCGGCGCGCAGGTCATCGAGGTGTCGAGCGACGCCGAGTCGAGCCACCGGACCCGCGAGCGACTCCGGGAGCAGGTCGTCGCGGAACTCTCCTGA
- a CDS encoding J domain-containing protein, which yields MAVTCYDVLAVGPDATDEEIETAFRRRARETHLDVSDHADATERFRLLARARTTLLDAESRARYDRLGHDAYADRAWSEEFTATWLAVTAEWVADRDGESGVENPDTAADSATTDPASATDRREGADDTATGDGWTGTTAGDSTTGSAAGDSTADSATADHTETSTATDHTSTSTATDHTATSTTTEHTADTERTGTTSATAAGADSASISGGTSRTTAAVDDAGLFDAGSSWVDPSGDAGRGDTEGFGIRNVEPTGGGRRVSVGRPDETELLFAVALWIGYPFFLFGSVAPTFPLVVNVTLGVLTLILVCYALVRPAIGLGVFGAWSVLAPAVVALWNVDAGSVVLPAIVGACWLPFVFALLVAYEFG from the coding sequence ATGGCCGTGACGTGTTACGACGTGCTGGCCGTCGGTCCGGACGCGACCGACGAGGAGATAGAGACCGCGTTTCGCAGACGCGCCCGCGAGACACATCTGGACGTGAGCGACCACGCCGACGCGACCGAGCGATTCCGCCTGCTGGCACGCGCTCGGACGACCCTCCTCGACGCCGAGAGTCGCGCTCGCTACGACCGACTCGGTCACGACGCCTACGCCGACCGCGCGTGGTCCGAGGAGTTCACCGCGACGTGGCTCGCCGTGACCGCGGAGTGGGTCGCGGATCGGGATGGGGAGTCGGGCGTCGAGAACCCCGACACGGCCGCCGACAGCGCCACTACCGATCCCGCGTCGGCGACCGACCGCAGGGAGGGAGCCGACGACACCGCCACCGGCGACGGCTGGACCGGAACGACCGCCGGCGACAGCACGACGGGATCCGCCGCCGGCGACAGCACGGCGGACTCGGCGACCGCCGACCACACCGAGACATCCACCGCCACCGACCACACCTCGACGTCCACCGCCACCGACCACACCGCGACATCCACCACCACCGAGCACACCGCAGACACCGAGCGAACCGGGACCACCAGCGCGACCGCCGCCGGGGCAGACTCGGCGAGCATCTCGGGCGGGACGAGCAGAACGACCGCCGCCGTGGACGACGCCGGGTTGTTCGACGCCGGGTCGTCGTGGGTCGATCCGAGTGGAGACGCCGGGAGAGGCGACACGGAGGGGTTCGGCATCAGAAACGTCGAACCGACCGGCGGCGGTCGGCGCGTCTCGGTCGGTCGCCCCGACGAGACCGAACTGCTGTTCGCGGTCGCGCTGTGGATCGGCTACCCCTTCTTCCTGTTCGGCAGTGTCGCGCCCACGTTCCCGCTGGTCGTCAACGTCACGCTCGGCGTCCTCACGCTGATCCTCGTCTGCTACGCGCTGGTCCGGCCCGCGATCGGTCTCGGCGTCTTCGGGGCGTGGAGTGTGCTCGCACCGGCGGTCGTCGCGCTCTGGAACGTGGACGCCGGGTCGGTCGTTCTCCCCGCCATCGTCGGTGCCTGCTGGCTCCCCTTCGTGTTCGCACTGCTGGTCGCCTACGAGTTCGGCTGA